A genome region from Labilibaculum antarcticum includes the following:
- a CDS encoding DUF7670 domain-containing protein, with amino-acid sequence MKLIITILRWIARFLGIFLFLFFIWFAIQIGSPDLTMMSEQEIKLFSANVIMLIGLIVVWKFEFIGSLLLIWGYIFFAIANYSFWNGPVFPTFLFLGLLHLLCWGLSTFTNFKSYKISLLIFLK; translated from the coding sequence TTGAAACTAATTATAACCATACTTCGCTGGATTGCGCGCTTTTTAGGGATCTTCTTATTCCTATTTTTTATTTGGTTTGCTATCCAAATTGGTTCTCCTGATTTAACTATGATGTCTGAACAAGAAATTAAATTATTCTCGGCAAATGTCATAATGCTTATCGGATTAATAGTCGTATGGAAGTTTGAATTTATTGGCAGTCTTCTTCTAATTTGGGGCTATATTTTCTTCGCAATTGCCAATTATTCTTTTTGGAATGGACCTGTATTTCCTACGTTCTTATTTTTAGGTTTATTACATCTATTATGCTGGGGTTTAAGCACTTTTACGAATTTTAAAAGTTATAAAATTTCATTGCTGATTTTCCTTAAATAA
- a CDS encoding adenylate kinase, whose product MLNIALFGPPGAGKGTQSKMLVEKYNLAYISTGDILRSEIAEGTELGLQATDIIKRGGLVPDEIIVQIIEERILTNTDVNGFLFDGFPRTIVQAYILEGLLLKMNTKLDCMLSLQVPSDQLRSRLLDRAKKEDREDDTEEVISVRLKEYDTKTAPVANFYKEKEIYHGIEGMGGIDQIFERLTAIVDQTLQKSWINLVLLGPPGSGKGTQGRKLAEQFNLVYISTGHLMRQEIKKDTEMGQSAKTYIEKGDIVPDEIAIRLIERQIRKHPDANGFIFKGFPRTIVQAYILDGLLRKLDSTVTTSINLNVSTLESIKRLTSRRKTIGKRLYDDTDIIIHRLEQFEKRSIKVSPYYSKQNKFEMVDGIGTEDEVFKRLTDVVNNSFKKIR is encoded by the coding sequence ATGTTAAATATTGCACTTTTTGGCCCTCCTGGCGCAGGTAAAGGAACTCAATCAAAGATGCTTGTCGAAAAATATAATCTAGCTTATATATCAACGGGAGATATTCTAAGAAGTGAGATTGCAGAAGGAACCGAGCTTGGTTTACAGGCAACAGACATCATAAAAAGGGGTGGACTTGTTCCCGACGAAATTATTGTTCAAATTATTGAAGAACGTATACTAACCAATACTGACGTAAATGGTTTTCTTTTTGATGGATTCCCTAGAACAATAGTACAAGCCTATATTCTTGAAGGTTTACTTTTAAAGATGAATACAAAACTGGACTGTATGCTAAGTTTGCAAGTACCTTCAGACCAATTGCGAAGTCGTTTGTTAGATCGTGCAAAGAAGGAGGATAGAGAAGATGATACAGAGGAAGTTATAAGTGTTCGTTTAAAAGAGTATGACACCAAAACAGCTCCTGTTGCCAATTTCTATAAAGAAAAAGAAATATACCACGGTATTGAAGGTATGGGTGGTATCGATCAAATTTTTGAGCGATTGACTGCTATTGTAGATCAAACACTTCAAAAATCATGGATTAATTTGGTTTTATTAGGTCCTCCAGGATCAGGAAAAGGTACTCAAGGAAGAAAATTAGCCGAGCAATTCAATTTAGTATATATTTCAACGGGTCATTTAATGCGTCAAGAAATAAAAAAAGACACAGAAATGGGTCAAAGCGCGAAAACCTATATTGAAAAAGGAGATATTGTTCCAGATGAAATTGCGATTCGATTAATTGAAAGACAAATCCGCAAGCATCCAGATGCCAATGGCTTTATTTTTAAAGGATTTCCCCGAACTATTGTTCAGGCTTACATACTTGATGGTCTTTTACGAAAACTCGACTCTACGGTCACTACATCAATCAATCTTAACGTTTCTACTCTTGAATCCATTAAACGTCTAACTTCGAGAAGAAAAACCATTGGAAAAAGGCTTTATGATGATACTGATATCATTATTCATCGATTAGAACAATTTGAAAAGAGAAGCATTAAAGTATCCCCCTATTATTCCAAACAGAACAAATTTGAAATGGTAGATGGAATAGGAACTGAAGACGAGGTCTTTAAACGACTCACGGATGTTGTCAATAATTCATTCAAGAAAATTAGATAA
- a CDS encoding tetratricopeptide repeat protein, with translation MRKVSFILVMLMCVASVSAQKSKVTGAQNYLTSGKLDQAKETIDLGIQDEKCVEYAKAYLVKGKVYQAIFESPLPAYKKLSENPLDVAFDAYMKALELDEKGRMEKPITAQMTNMIPDYTNEAVNLYNKGDFPGALAAFERVLEIEAMDMFKENATIDTAVIFNAGMTAQKSDQLEKAAKYYKQSIEYNYGGAKTYANLAKVLNDSGNKEEGVKYLHKGFELFPNDSWMLVELINHYMLGGEPEKAADYLDKAIELDPTNSSFYRAKGTLYEKTEEFAKAEEMYNKALSMDPEDFTSQYNLGLLKLNSAIQNHKAANEIMDAKKYNEAIKGVYTEYEAVVPYFEKVLEMQPDEKNSMITLKELYFKLRNEKEVYLEKYNQIKAKLDGME, from the coding sequence ATGAGAAAAGTATCATTCATTCTAGTTATGCTTATGTGTGTTGCAAGTGTAAGCGCACAAAAAAGTAAAGTTACTGGAGCCCAGAATTATCTTACTTCCGGTAAGTTAGATCAGGCAAAAGAAACTATTGATTTAGGAATTCAGGACGAAAAATGTGTGGAATATGCTAAGGCATATCTTGTGAAAGGAAAAGTATATCAGGCTATCTTTGAGAGTCCTCTTCCTGCGTACAAGAAATTGTCGGAAAATCCACTTGATGTTGCATTTGATGCTTACATGAAAGCTCTTGAGTTAGATGAGAAGGGGAGAATGGAAAAGCCTATTACAGCTCAGATGACAAATATGATTCCTGATTACACAAATGAAGCAGTAAACCTTTACAATAAAGGAGATTTTCCTGGTGCTTTAGCTGCTTTTGAAAGAGTCTTGGAAATTGAAGCAATGGATATGTTTAAGGAAAATGCTACAATTGACACAGCTGTAATTTTTAATGCAGGTATGACTGCTCAAAAGTCTGATCAATTAGAGAAAGCTGCTAAATATTACAAGCAATCTATTGAGTACAATTATGGGGGCGCAAAAACTTATGCTAATTTGGCTAAAGTTTTAAATGATTCTGGAAATAAAGAAGAAGGAGTTAAATACCTGCATAAAGGATTTGAGCTATTTCCAAATGATTCATGGATGTTAGTTGAATTGATAAATCATTACATGTTAGGTGGAGAGCCTGAAAAAGCTGCTGACTATCTGGATAAAGCAATTGAGTTAGATCCAACAAACAGTTCTTTTTATCGCGCTAAAGGTACATTATATGAAAAAACCGAGGAATTTGCTAAGGCTGAAGAGATGTACAATAAAGCATTGAGTATGGATCCTGAGGATTTTACTTCTCAGTATAATCTGGGATTGCTAAAACTAAATTCAGCCATACAAAATCATAAAGCAGCCAATGAAATAATGGATGCTAAAAAGTATAACGAAGCAATTAAAGGTGTTTATACCGAATATGAAGCTGTTGTTCCATATTTTGAAAAGGTTCTTGAAATGCAACCTGATGAGAAAAATTCTATGATTACTTTGAAAGAGCTATATTTCAAATTAAGAAATGAAAAAGAAGTTTACCTTGAAAAATATAATCAAATCAAGGCCAAGTTGGATGGAATGGAATAA
- a CDS encoding FIST signal transduction protein: MYLENPSLKKILNSLENHTSTDNSFAFILIGEDSKISLNELVESLNQKNIRFAGGVFPQIIYNEKTSNQGVVIKWICDDSISIYFDSPEIFSRQISKLDSAIFSTAYVLVSGLCSNSSEHLRSLYTYLGNDVKFIGGGVGRIKENNEGILISNDGVFRSGSIVILTKSKATTGALHGWTKLFGPFIATKTEKNFIKELNWENAFVVYQRFLKEVLDIDLDRLNFEENSIHYPFGIYKENKEYIIRDPMKVSEEGYLQCAGSIPENSLIDLMSMGKEDFKSIPKNLITQNINEKSKISDVLIFNCISRANHLNNDFYMELSNLAEEIKNNQSQMNLEGALSIGEIYSSGEGYPEILNKSIVIGLSYTD; the protein is encoded by the coding sequence ATGTATCTGGAAAATCCAAGCCTAAAAAAAATACTTAATTCATTAGAAAATCATACTTCTACTGATAATTCATTTGCTTTTATACTTATTGGTGAAGATTCTAAAATTTCCTTAAATGAGCTTGTTGAATCATTAAATCAGAAAAATATTCGATTTGCTGGCGGAGTATTCCCTCAAATAATCTACAACGAAAAAACATCAAATCAAGGCGTTGTTATCAAATGGATATGTGATGATTCTATTTCTATCTATTTTGATTCCCCCGAAATATTTAGCCGTCAAATTTCAAAATTGGATAGTGCAATATTTTCAACAGCTTATGTTCTAGTATCCGGTTTGTGCTCCAATAGTTCCGAACACTTAAGATCATTATATACCTATTTAGGAAATGATGTTAAATTTATAGGAGGTGGTGTCGGACGAATCAAAGAGAACAACGAAGGCATTTTAATTAGTAATGATGGAGTATTTAGATCAGGATCTATAGTCATACTAACTAAAAGCAAGGCAACAACAGGTGCTTTACATGGTTGGACAAAACTTTTTGGCCCTTTTATTGCTACAAAAACTGAAAAAAACTTTATAAAGGAACTTAATTGGGAGAATGCATTTGTTGTATACCAGCGATTTTTAAAAGAAGTATTAGACATCGATCTTGACAGATTAAATTTTGAGGAAAATTCTATCCATTATCCATTTGGAATCTATAAAGAGAATAAAGAATATATTATAAGAGACCCAATGAAAGTTTCTGAAGAGGGTTACCTGCAATGTGCAGGTAGTATTCCAGAGAATTCACTTATCGATTTAATGTCAATGGGAAAGGAAGATTTTAAATCAATTCCTAAAAATCTTATTACCCAAAATATCAATGAAAAATCAAAAATATCTGATGTGTTGATTTTCAATTGCATATCAAGAGCTAATCATTTAAATAATGATTTCTATATGGAATTATCTAATTTAGCTGAAGAAATTAAAAACAACCAAAGTCAGATGAATTTAGAAGGAGCACTTTCCATTGGTGAAATATACTCAAGTGGTGAAGGGTATCCTGAAATATTAAATAAATCTATCGTTATAGGTTTATCATATACAGATTAG
- a CDS encoding trimeric intracellular cation channel family protein, giving the protein MTILYELDLLGTLVFTISGTLSAANKKLDLFGAYFTGFITAIGGGTLRDVILGNFPVGWISDINYLIVISTGVALTFLFKRYIMTLKRTLFLFDTIGIGVFTIIGIEKSLSMGIHPFLSIIMGLFSAVMGGVIRDTLCNDIPLIFRKEIYATACLVGGVLFITLNFLGVEPSLNQFITIACIIIIRIICIRFKVSLPVLKY; this is encoded by the coding sequence ATGACGATCTTATATGAGTTAGATTTATTAGGTACTCTTGTATTTACAATCAGTGGAACATTATCTGCAGCAAATAAAAAACTCGATCTTTTTGGGGCCTATTTTACAGGGTTTATTACTGCGATAGGTGGTGGAACTCTTCGCGACGTGATCCTTGGTAATTTTCCTGTTGGTTGGATCAGCGACATTAACTACCTAATCGTTATATCGACTGGTGTTGCGCTCACATTTCTCTTTAAAAGGTATATCATGACTTTAAAACGAACTCTATTTTTGTTTGATACGATAGGAATTGGTGTCTTTACAATAATAGGAATCGAAAAATCATTAAGCATGGGGATACATCCCTTTTTATCCATAATAATGGGATTATTTTCCGCTGTAATGGGAGGTGTTATTAGAGATACCCTTTGTAATGATATTCCATTAATTTTCAGAAAAGAGATTTACGCAACCGCCTGTTTGGTTGGCGGAGTTCTTTTTATCACCCTCAACTTCCTTGGTGTAGAACCTTCTCTTAACCAATTCATAACCATTGCATGTATAATCATTATTCGAATAATCTGTATCCGCTTTAAAGTTTCGCTGCCAGTTTTAAAATACTAG
- a CDS encoding hybrid sensor histidine kinase/response regulator, producing MLTNDIIKDISFLYELSLSIGQSLDMKENCKQFSHALMSFKNIEFGGVWIKNKHIPFSNNEFGLKAIYSHPIVKLKTDSICIPNFIDNCFESQNSFSCVLTQEISNEIGFKVKEGGAITFFQLKDIGFLALYSSSEKRIWSDIDQTKLKNVVDKFSVSIQACISHEISIQDLLTITETKKELEKAKKEAEESEQLKSAFLSNISHEIRTPINAIVGFSNLLSDTEINIEQRTNFISHISNNSKKLLKLINNLIDVSKMETNQLAIQKEKFVLNPIITDLFKIHKTYLLSHCKLKLKLVLPDNSDQFSIYSDKNKIIQVFDNLIDNAIKFTPKGLIEIGYFIENEKHPVFYIKDTGVGISSEKQDVIFDLFRQGESSSTRKFEGSGIGLTLCKKMVQLLDGEIWFDSEAEIGSNFYFKVHDSGQSNLKLLRDSSDKYENRIEKSGIKSINYSNCNILIAEDVKSNFNYLNAIIELTDANVIWARNGKDAIEICQTNNPQIDLVLMDLRMPEIGGLDAIKQIKSFNSGIPVIVQTAFTFNNEKEECFNAGADEFITKPIDPQKLIEVLQRFL from the coding sequence ATGCTAACAAACGATATAATAAAAGACATTTCATTTCTTTACGAATTATCTCTATCTATTGGACAATCATTAGATATGAAGGAAAATTGTAAGCAATTTTCACATGCACTAATGTCATTTAAAAATATCGAATTTGGCGGTGTTTGGATTAAAAACAAGCACATTCCATTTTCGAATAATGAATTTGGATTAAAAGCTATTTATTCGCATCCTATTGTTAAGCTTAAAACTGATTCTATATGCATTCCTAATTTTATTGATAACTGTTTTGAATCTCAAAATTCTTTTTCGTGTGTTCTTACACAAGAGATTAGTAATGAAATAGGATTTAAAGTGAAAGAGGGGGGAGCAATAACTTTTTTTCAATTAAAAGACATTGGATTTTTGGCTCTCTATTCATCGTCAGAAAAACGAATTTGGAGTGATATCGATCAAACTAAATTAAAAAATGTTGTAGATAAATTTTCAGTTTCCATACAGGCATGCATCTCACATGAAATATCTATTCAGGATTTACTGACAATTACAGAAACAAAAAAGGAACTTGAAAAAGCCAAGAAGGAGGCGGAGGAATCAGAGCAATTAAAATCAGCCTTTCTTTCAAATATAAGTCATGAAATTAGGACTCCAATTAATGCCATAGTTGGATTCTCAAACTTATTGTCAGACACGGAGATAAATATAGAACAACGCACCAATTTCATAAGTCACATTTCAAATAATAGTAAAAAACTATTAAAACTAATAAATAATTTGATTGATGTTTCCAAAATGGAAACGAACCAATTAGCTATTCAAAAAGAAAAATTTGTTTTAAATCCAATTATAACAGATCTATTTAAGATCCATAAAACATATCTGTTAAGTCATTGCAAACTTAAGCTAAAGCTTGTATTACCTGATAATAGTGACCAGTTCTCAATTTATTCCGACAAGAATAAAATCATTCAAGTATTTGATAATCTTATAGATAATGCTATAAAATTCACCCCAAAAGGATTAATTGAGATAGGTTATTTTATAGAAAATGAAAAACACCCCGTGTTTTACATAAAAGATACAGGTGTGGGTATTTCTTCGGAAAAACAAGATGTTATTTTTGATCTATTTAGGCAAGGTGAAAGCAGTTCTACTCGAAAATTTGAAGGTTCAGGAATAGGTTTAACACTTTGTAAAAAAATGGTGCAACTTTTAGATGGCGAAATTTGGTTTGATTCTGAAGCTGAGATCGGGTCAAATTTTTATTTCAAAGTGCATGATTCCGGACAATCAAATCTTAAGTTGTTAAGAGATTCTTCTGATAAATATGAAAATAGAATTGAAAAATCAGGAATTAAGTCCATTAATTATTCAAATTGCAATATTTTAATAGCTGAAGATGTTAAGTCTAATTTCAACTACCTAAATGCAATAATTGAATTAACAGATGCTAATGTAATTTGGGCTCGGAATGGAAAGGACGCAATAGAAATATGTCAAACCAATAATCCTCAAATTGATTTAGTATTAATGGATTTGAGAATGCCTGAAATTGGTGGCTTAGATGCGATTAAACAAATTAAATCATTTAATAGTGGTATTCCTGTTATTGTACAAACAGCCTTTACGTTTAACAACGAAAAGGAAGAATGTTTCAATGCTGGGGCTGATGAATTTATTACAAAGCCTATTGATCCACAGAAATTAATTGAAGTCTTACAGAGGTTTTTGTAA
- the gyrA gene encoding DNA gyrase subunit A, producing MTTGERIIRINIEEEMKSAYIDYSMSVIVSRALPDVRDGLKPVHRRVLFGMGELGMTSTKPYKKSARIVGEVLGKYHPHGDSSVYMTMVRMAQHWSLRYPLIDGQGNFGSVDGDSPAAMRYTEARMKKIAEEILADLDKDTVDMTSNFDESLLEPTVLPTRIPNLLVNGASGIAVGMATNMAPHNLSDVIDAIVTYIDDNDVSMEDLIRIVKAPDFPTGGTIYGYQGVKDAFETGRGRVVVRSKTNIETTDNGREKIIVSEIPYMVNKAELIIKAADLINDKKIEGISNVNDESDRNGMRIVFDLKRDAIANVVLNKLFKYTQMQTSFSVNNIALVKGRPKMLNLRDLIVHFVEHRHEVVIRRTQFELRQAEAKAHILKGLIIALDHIDEVIALIRASKTPEEARIGLMSNFSLDELQAKAILDMRLQKLTGLERDKLHAEYEELMKLIDYLNSILNNEPIRMDIIKNELLDVKAKYGDERRTDIVYASEEFNPEDFYADEEMVITISRMGYIKRTPLGEFKTQNRGGVGSKGSITREEDFLEHMIMATMHNTMLFFTEKGKCFWLKVYEIPEGTKQSKGRAIQNLLNIEQDDKVKAYINVLNLKEEEYINNNNIVLCTKKGVIKKTSLEAYSRPRVNGVNAITIREGDQLLEAKLTNGNNEILIAGRSGKAIRFAESQVRPMGRTASGVRGITLKDESDEVVGMICVKNGEEDILVVSENGFGKRSKIDDYRITNRGGKGVKTISITEKTGDLIAIKNVTDTEDLMIINKSGITIRMAVSNLRVMGRATQGVRLINLSKKNDSIAAVAKVNSSPEEAELTEEKPAEGEESTESTGPVEGDE from the coding sequence ATGACTACTGGAGAGAGAATTATACGTATTAATATAGAAGAGGAAATGAAATCAGCCTACATTGATTACTCAATGTCGGTGATTGTTTCCAGAGCTTTGCCAGATGTTAGGGATGGATTAAAACCTGTTCATCGCAGAGTATTGTTTGGAATGGGAGAGTTGGGAATGACATCAACTAAACCTTACAAGAAATCAGCTAGAATTGTTGGAGAAGTATTAGGTAAGTATCATCCACATGGTGATAGTTCTGTATACATGACAATGGTTCGTATGGCTCAACATTGGTCTTTGCGTTATCCTCTCATTGATGGTCAGGGAAATTTTGGTTCTGTTGATGGTGATAGCCCGGCAGCTATGCGTTATACTGAGGCCAGAATGAAAAAAATTGCTGAAGAGATATTAGCCGATCTTGACAAGGATACAGTTGATATGACTTCCAATTTTGATGAGTCCTTACTGGAACCAACGGTTCTTCCTACTCGAATTCCAAATCTTTTAGTTAATGGAGCTTCGGGAATTGCTGTTGGCATGGCAACAAATATGGCGCCACATAATTTATCTGATGTTATTGATGCAATAGTCACTTATATTGATGACAATGATGTCTCAATGGAGGATTTGATTCGTATTGTGAAAGCGCCTGATTTCCCTACAGGAGGAACAATTTACGGTTATCAAGGTGTTAAAGATGCATTTGAGACAGGTAGAGGTCGTGTTGTTGTGCGTTCGAAAACGAATATTGAAACAACGGACAATGGACGTGAAAAAATAATCGTAAGTGAAATTCCTTATATGGTTAATAAGGCTGAGTTGATTATCAAAGCAGCAGACTTAATCAATGATAAAAAGATAGAAGGAATTTCAAATGTAAATGATGAGTCTGACCGTAACGGTATGCGTATCGTTTTCGATCTAAAAAGAGATGCGATTGCCAACGTTGTTTTAAACAAGTTGTTTAAATATACTCAAATGCAAACGTCTTTCAGCGTTAATAATATTGCGTTGGTTAAAGGACGTCCCAAAATGTTAAATCTTAGGGATTTAATAGTGCATTTTGTTGAACATAGACATGAGGTTGTTATTCGAAGAACTCAATTTGAATTAAGACAAGCAGAAGCTAAGGCTCATATTTTAAAAGGCTTGATTATTGCTTTGGATCATATCGATGAAGTAATTGCATTAATTAGAGCATCTAAAACTCCGGAAGAAGCTAGAATAGGCTTAATGTCTAACTTTTCGTTAGATGAGCTACAAGCTAAGGCAATTTTGGATATGCGTTTGCAGAAATTAACCGGTCTTGAGAGAGATAAACTGCATGCGGAATATGAAGAATTGATGAAATTGATTGATTATTTGAATTCAATTCTTAATAATGAACCAATTCGAATGGATATCATTAAAAATGAACTTCTTGATGTGAAAGCTAAATATGGCGATGAAAGAAGAACTGATATCGTTTATGCTTCAGAAGAGTTTAATCCGGAAGATTTTTATGCTGATGAAGAAATGGTAATTACCATTTCAAGAATGGGCTATATTAAACGAACACCACTCGGCGAATTCAAAACTCAAAATAGAGGTGGAGTAGGTTCTAAAGGAAGTATTACTAGAGAAGAAGATTTCTTAGAGCATATGATTATGGCAACAATGCATAATACTATGTTGTTCTTCACAGAAAAAGGGAAATGCTTTTGGTTGAAAGTTTACGAAATTCCTGAAGGAACCAAACAATCTAAAGGTAGAGCGATTCAAAATCTATTGAATATTGAACAGGATGATAAGGTGAAAGCTTACATTAATGTTCTTAATTTAAAAGAAGAAGAATATATCAATAATAATAACATTGTTCTTTGTACTAAGAAAGGTGTTATTAAGAAAACTTCACTGGAAGCTTATTCTCGTCCGAGAGTTAACGGTGTAAATGCGATTACTATTCGTGAAGGAGATCAATTGCTTGAAGCTAAACTTACAAATGGGAACAATGAGATTTTAATTGCCGGACGTTCAGGAAAAGCGATTAGATTTGCTGAAAGTCAGGTGCGACCAATGGGAAGAACAGCCTCTGGAGTACGTGGAATTACGCTAAAAGATGAAAGCGACGAGGTAGTTGGCATGATATGTGTTAAGAATGGAGAAGAGGATATTCTTGTTGTTTCTGAAAATGGTTTTGGAAAACGTTCTAAAATTGATGATTACAGAATTACCAATAGAGGTGGTAAAGGTGTTAAAACCATTAGTATCACTGAGAAAACAGGTGATTTAATTGCTATTAAAAATGTAACCGATACTGAAGATCTAATGATCATCAATAAATCTGGAATTACAATTAGAATGGCTGTTTCTAATTTAAGAGTTATGGGACGTGCTACCCAGGGAGTTCGTTTAATTAACCTGAGTAAGAAAAATGATTCGATCGCAGCTGTTGCTAAAGTAAATTCTTCACCTGAAGAAGCTGAATTAACGGAAGAGAAACCAGCAGAAGGAGAAGAGTCAACTGAGTCAACAGGACCAGTAGAAGGAGATGAGTAA